CTTCGTTTTATCCACTGCAAAAGGCTCTTTCATATCTTTACCAACCTACATTTAAAAGGAGACTTTTACCTATCAATCAACCATGACTCAATATACAATTTAATTAAACACTAATTATTGTTTTATAACATTAAATTTTAAGGCATCTATAAAAAAATCCCCAGACTATGCTGGGGATTTTTTAACTAAACTAACTTTAGTCTTTGCTACGCTCGGCACGTTTACGATCATTCTCATCAAGAATTTTCTTACGTAAGCGGATGGATTTAGGTGTTACTTCCACTAATTCATCATCATCAATAAACTCTAATGCTTGCTCTAAAGTAAACTTGATAGGTGGTACTAATTGAATAGTTTCATCATTACCCGAAGCACGCATATTATCTAGTTTTTTACCTTTAGTAGGGTTAACAACAAGGTCATTACCACGTGAGTGAATACCCACGATCATACCCTCATAACACTCCATACCAGGCTCAACAAATAAACGTCCACGGTCTTGTAAAGTAGTTAATGAGTAGGCCAAGATTTTACCTGCTGCCATAGCTACTAATACACCACTTTGACGATGCTCTACATCACCTTCTTTCATTTTGCCATAGTGGCTAAAAGTGCTGGTTAAAATACCTGTACCTGAAGTCATGGTTAAGAATTGGTTACGAAAGCCAATTAAGCCACGTGAAGGTACTGTATATTCTAAACGAACGCGACCTTTACCGTCAGGAATCATATTCGAGAGATCACCTTTACGTAATCCCATTTGTTCCATAATAGCGCCTTGATGTTGTTCTTCAAGGTCAATGGTTACATTCTCATAAGGCTCTTGTTTCTCACCATCTACTTCTTTAATAATCACTTCTGGACGAGATACACCCAACTCAAACCCTTCACGGCGCATACTTTCAATTAATACAGAAAGATGTAACTCACCACGGCCTGAAACTTTGAACTTCTCAGCTGAATCACCTTCTTCAACACGTAAAGCAACGTTATGTAATAACTCTTTCTCTAAACGCTCTTTGATATTACGGCTAGTAACAAATTTACCTTCTTTACCAGCAAAAGGAGAGTCATTTACTTGGAAAGTCATACTTACAGTAGGTTCATCTACTGTTAAGGCTGGCATAGCTTCAACATTTTGTGGGTCACACAAAGTATCAGAAATAAATAGTTGATCAAAACCATTAATACAAACAATATCACCTGCTTGTGCTTCTTCTACATCAACACGATGTAAACCATGGTAGCCCATAATTTTTAAGATACGACCATTACGTTTTTTACCGTTCATATCAATAGCAACAACAGGTGAGTTAGCTTTGATCTTACCACGTGCAATACGACCAATACCAATCACGCCTAAATAGCTACTGTAATCCAAAGCAGAAATTTGCATTTGGAATGAACCATCCACATCCACTTTAGGAGCTGGTACACGATCAATAATGGTTTGGAATAAAGGTGTTAAATCTTCTGCCATTTCACTAGGATCAAGCCCTGCAATACCATTTAACGCACTAGCATAAACAATAGGGAAATCTAACTGATCTTCAGTAGCACCTAAGTTATCAAATAAATCAAATACTTGGTCAATCACCCAATCAGGGCGTGCACCAGGACGGTCTACTTTATTAACTACCACAATAGGTCTTAAGCCAGCTTGGAAAGCCTTTTGCGTTACAAAGCGAGTTTGTGGCATAGGGCCATCTACAGCATCAACTAACAATAGAACAGAGTCTACCATTGACATTACACGCTCTACTTCACCACCAAAGTCAGCATGGCCAGGGGTATCTACGATATTAATGTTATAGCCATTCCAACTAATTGCTGTATTTTTAGCTAGAATAGTAATACCACGTTCTTTTTCTTGATCATTACTATCCATCACACGCTCAGAATCTAATTCTTTACGCTCTAATGTGCCCGACTGTCTCAATAATTTATCAACAATGGTTGTTTTTCCATGGTCAACGTGGGCAATAATAGCAATGTTGCGTAAGTTCTCAATCACAATAAAATCTCAAATAAAAATGAATAAAATAAGTTGTTTGGTAACGCTGTTATTTTTAGCAGGTTGTGTCGGGTGGGTGGTGACGATCACTACTTGCAAAATGCATAGAGTATTTAAGGACGATATACACGCACATTAATATGTCCCTCGCTTAATAGGTGGTGTGCATGTAATCTGCTCATTACGCCCTTATCACAATACAGTAAATATTGGCGATTTTCGTCTAATTTGCTAAATTGTTGGTTAATAGCATAGAAAGGTATCTGCTTTACTTCAACCCCTTCTACCACTAATGGCTGATCTTCTGCCTGATCTGGATGACGGATATCTATTACTATTTGCCCTGCAAGTACTTCTGATATTTGCTCAACATTAATATCCTTATCCAACTCTTCCATAATTTGATCAACTGTCACCCACTTAGCCTGGGCAATCGCTTCATCAAGTATTGTAAAATCAAAACGTTGTTCTTCTCTCTCAATACGCTCTGGCTTAGCACGAGTAGTAGGATTAACTGAAATAACACCACAGTACTCTGGCATATGACGCGCATATTCAGCCGTACCAATGTGCTCCGCTGTAGCAATAATATCTTCTTTATGACTGGCCACTAAGGGGCGAATAACTAACATATCCGTTGCTTGATTAATTACTGTTAAATTGGTTAAGGTTTGGCTAGATACTTGAGAAATCGCTTCCCCTGTTACCAACGCAGTTAGCTCATAACGCTTAGCAAGCTGTGTGGCCGCACGTAACATCATACGTTTAAGAATAACACCCATTTGACTGTTATCCACTTTAGTAAGAATTTCGCCCACTACTTGTTCAAAGGGTACGCTAATAAACATCACTCGCTGTGAACTAGCATATTTACTCCACAAGAAATGAGCTACTTCCATTACGCCTAACTCATGAGCACGCCCACCTAAATTAAAAAAACAAAAATGGGGCATTAAACCACGGCGAATCATTTGATAAGCAGCAACAGTAGAGTCATATCCACCTGACATCAGCACTAATACTTGATCTAAAGAGGCCAGTGGATAACCACCTAATCCTTTATAAGATTGTTCAACTAAATAAACATGTTGATCACGAATTTCAAGACGTACTTCAACTTCTGGTTTAGTTAATGATACACCTTTAGGAGAACTGTCTTTTATTAATCCTGCGCCAACTTCTCGCTCCACTTCAACGGAGGTAAAACTGTGTTTACCTGCCCTCTTACAGCGTACGCAGAATGTTTTACCCTTTATTGGCTCAGCAAAATGATATTTACATTTTTCTATCACATCAGCAATATCAACTAATGGATATTCAACCACTTGCAAAAAGGAACCAATACCAGGAATACAACTTAACTTTTCTATTAATTGTGCCTTACTAGCAGAGTCATTCATTGTTGTATTAACTTCGATATAATCCCATTTACTAGTCACACGTATATTAGGATCCAGTTTCTTTAAAACTGAACGTATATTTTTGGCCAACTGATTAACAAATTGCTTACGTACTGGAGTACTTTTAATAGTAATCTCAGCAAAGTACTTAATAATAAATTTCATGGAAATATGATCGAAGCAGGGTACACTGAAAAATAAAGTAGCAAATTATAGCAAAACTTGCCCAGCTATACACGATCTTAATTTAAGGAATAATGTACAATATTGCTAATTTGAATATAACTAGAGGAATTTTCAATGATTCGTAAAAGTATTTTAATTGTTAGCTTGGCATTACCCTTTATGGTAAATGCTGCTTCTTTAAAAGACTACAATTTACATCAAACCCTACAAACTGTAGCTAAAAAAAGTAGTGAAGGTATACCTCGTAAAATTAATGATGACCTAACAGATAAAGGATATACTGTACAGGATAATACCCTCATTAATCGCATTGAAGTATCTGATAAACAAGCAGAAGAAATGCGTAAATTCCCAAATACCATGAGAAGCCAATTAGCCGAAAGTGTTTGTAAAAATGAAGGCTACCGCGATTTATTAAAACGTGGTGCAATTTTAAGCTATCAATTTACTGAAAAAGGCAATAAACCTATTGCTGAAGAATTATTCTTTGCTTCTGATTGTGGCTTATAATTATTAAAAATCTGCTAACTGCCAAACGTCATAAGCTGGTGTTTCATAAGGATGTGCTGCTTTTAAAGCAGCCACTGCCTTAATAATCAGCTCATCAGCTACTACCAACTCCACTCGCCACTCTTCCACATGCTCTAGGCTATTTGCTTTACCAATAAAGGGATTACTACCCTCTAGTGGCTTAAACTGCCCCTTGCCTAATACCTGCCAACAACATTCAGCATAATCACCTATTTGCCCTGCCCCTGTAGCAAAAACTGCTTGCTTAACTTGCTGTAAATGACTTTCAGGCACATAAAAACATAACTTATACATAACCCAATCCCCAACAAAACAATACTAATCATTAAAATGGATAATATATTATGCAGGATATTATTGATTGTTAAAAAGGATTAACTGATAGCAAAATTCCTTGTTAATATGATTGAGCTATAAAAAGAGTATAATCGAACCATAAATTTAATTATGGGTAGTAATAATGCTTATACATCGATCTGTCCAACAGGATGATTTAGCAATCATTTGCCAGTTTCCACAAACACCCGAAGAATTGTTTTTCTTTTATCCTAAAGCAGACTATCCCTTAACTGTGGAACAGTTGATGTTAGCGATTGATCAACGCACCCACGCCACTGTTATAGAAAAAGATCGAGAAATAGCAGGTTTTGCAGATTTTTACCATTGGGAGTCAGGTGGTTGCTGTAAAATAGGCAATGTTATAATAAATCCTAAATTACGTGGTCAAGGAATTGCTAAATACCTTATGAAAACCATGACTCGTAAAGCGCGTGAACACTACCAAGCAAATCAAGTACAGGTTTCTTGTTTTAATGAAAACTCTGCTGCACTGTTACTTTATAAACAATTAGGTTTTACACCTTTTGATATTGAGGAACGAATTAATAAACAAGGAAAAAAAGTGGCACTGATTCATTTGGCTTATGAATTAGTTTACGTACTTTAATCCTCTAATAGTGACAAATTAACAGGATATTGTTGATTATCTAATATATTAACTTTTAACTCACCTTTATAGAGTTTAACTGTTAACTTTTGTCCAACTGTAGTTTTTGATGACTCTTGCACAACCTGTCCCTTTTCAGTTAATACAATACTATAACCACGCTCAAGGGTAGCTAATGGGCTAACTATTTGTAATGCTTGTACTTGACTAGCCAACTGTAATTGTACTTGCTTTAATTTATCTTGAATTAAACGTTTTAACTGTTGCCGTAGAACTATAATTTGTTGTTGACTAATTTGTAACTGTTTCTTTGGATGTTGTGCTAATAAACGACTATCTAACTGTGTAATATGTTGGCGATAAGTCAGTAATTGCTGCTTAAAACTTCTTATTAAACGCATTTCTAAATCATCAATACGCTGTGTTTGTTGTTGTAACTGGTCACGAGGATGGCGTAATCTTTTAGTAAATCCATCAACAGTTAATTGATAACGTGTTAAGCGTTCCCTAATAGTTCGTTCTAAACGCTGTTGTAATTGATTAAGCGTTGCCAACCAGTCTTGATGATGAGGTGCTAATAATTCTGCTGCAGCTGAGGGTGTTGGCGCACGTACGTCAGCCACGAAATCAGCAATAGTTACATCTGTTTCATGTCCCACGCCACTGACAATAGGCGTTACACAAGCAGCAATAGCACGTGCAACGACTTCTTCATTAAAACACCATAAATCTTCCAAAGAACCACCGCCTCTGGCTAAAATAATCGCATCAAACTGCTGCTTATCAGCTAGCTGTAACGCTTTAATTATTTGTGCAGTAGCTTCTTTACCCTGCACAGCCGTAGGTACTAATATTAACTCTACTTGTGGTGCACGACGTTTAAATACACTCACAATATCACGAATCACAGCACCTGTTGGCGAAGTAACAATACCTATTCGTTTAGGGTGTTGTGGTAAAGTTTTCTTAATATCAGCAGCAAATAATCCTTCTTGCTCTAGTTTTTTCTGTAATAACTCAAAAGCTAATTTTAACGAACCATCCCCAGCAGGCTCTAAACGCTCAACAATCAGTTGATAATCACCACGCCCTTCAAATATAGAAACTTTACCATAGGCTTTGATGGCTACCCCATCACGTAAAGCCTCCCTTACTCGTAATGCATGCTGGCGAAATAATGCACAACGGATTTGCGCATCTTGATCTTTAAGGGTGAAATAAATATGACCCGATGCTGGCTTTGCTAAGTTAGAAATTTCACCCACAACCCATACGCCTGCAAACACCTCCTCTAACATAGAGCGTGCACAGCGATTTAATTGGGTAACCGTTAATACTTCTTGATTAACGGACAAGCGATTAAAAGGATCAATAGCCATTATTAAAAACTTACTTATACGACTTAAAAATAATAGTTTACTCTAATTAATTTATATATGGATTAGTTTCTATAAAACAGCATAAATTATTTACATAATTTATAAGTAATTTTTGCCAGTTCACAATTAACACTTGCCAAATTAACTTTTTTTAAGGCAAAATGCACCTCGTCCTTAGGGGAGTAGTCTCCAGTTACATTTTAACTGGGTTTACATCAACATACTTGATCCTCCTGATCATGGTGTAAACGACCTAACGGTTTGACAAGACCTATGGCATAGATAACCAGACTTGTTGGGTGGGCTGGTTATATGTGTCATAGTAAAATTGTCCCACCCTTATGGAAAGTCTAATGGAAGCATTCTTAGTTTCTACTGGTATTGTTGCTTTAGCTGAGATGGGTGATAAAACACAACTTCTTGCTTTAGTACTTGCTGCTCGTTTTCGTGCCCCTATTCCCATTATTTTAGGCATTCTATTATCCACATTAGCTAATCATTTTATTGCTGGTGCTGTTGGTCATTGGTTAACAGCTCTTTTCTCACCTACAACACTGAGTTGGATTCTGGCTGCCTGTTTCCTTGCTATGGCCATCTGGATACTAATTCCTGATAAACTAGATGACGATGAAAGTTCTGCTATTAAAAAGTTTGGCCCCTTTGTCGCCACTTTTATTGCTTTCTTTCTCGCTGAAATGGGTGATAAAACTCAAATCGCAACAGTTATGTTAGCTGCCCAATATAATTCTTTATTCTGGGTAGTTGCAGGTACTACAGTAGGCATGATGATAGCCAATGTCCCTGCTGTATTATTAGGTAATTTTAGTGCAGAGAAACTACCATTAAGAGCTATTCATATTGTGGCTGCGCTATTATTTGTAGCAATGGCTGGCTTTGCTATCTATCAAGCAATCACTATCTAGGATTAATGTTCAGGGTAGAAATAGTTAGTTAATTAATTATTTCTACCTTCATTATCAATAAATCTTAGTATTATTTTATAACATTTAATCAGAATATCTTTAGTAGCAACTAATGTAGCCTAATCAAAGAATATATAGGTTTGAACTAACTATTGGCTTATACTGGTCTAAATAACTTACCATAAGCAAAGGGAATAATGTTATGAAGCAATACTCTACAACCCCTATATTTTTTTGGCTATTATTATTTTTATTGCCTACAACTACTTTTGCTAATCAATTAGAGTTAACTGAGCGATTAAATACAGTCATAGATCAAGCAATTGATGAACAACGCATAGTAGGTGCAGTGGTATTAGTAAGCGAGCATGGTGAACTAGTCTACCAACGAGCGGCGGGGTTTGCTGATCGAGAAGCACAGCGCCCTATGACATTAGATACTATCTTTCGTTTATCTTCTGTTAGCAAGCCTCTTGTAACAGCGGCTGCCTTAAAACTTATTGAAGAACACAAAATTAGCTTGGATGATCCTGTTACTAAATACCTACCTAATTTCAAACCAAAGTTGGCTGATGGAACAACACCAATTATTACTATCAAACAATTGCTTACTCATACGGCTGGTTTAAACTATGGTTTTTTTGAAGGCGATACAGGTCCTTATCATCAAGCAAAAGTTTCCGACGGTTTAGATCAACCTGGTTTATCAATGGAAGAAAACTTACAGCGTATTGCCAGTGTACCATTAATTTATAAACCAGGTACTAATTGGAAATACTCCCTTGCTATCGATGTATTAGGAGCGGTATTAAGTAAAGCCACTAATCAACCCTTATCAGAAGTAGTAGCAACTTATGTTACTAAACCCTTAGCCATGCAAGATACTGGCTTTACTACTAATGCTATTGATCGCTTAGCTACACCTTATACTAACGATAATCCAGAACCGCAACCCATGAAAGAACAGACTGAACTACCCATTATGGGAGGAAGTAAGATTTCTTTTGTGCCTAATCGCTATGCTAATCTTAACTCATATCCTTCTGGCGGCGCAGGAATGTTAGGAACTGCTCCAGATTTTATGCACTTTCTTCAAGCCATAGAAGATAATGGTCAACCTATTTTAACTGGCTCTACAGTACAACAAATGTTAAAAGACCAAACCAATGGTTTAGCCCAATCTTATGATTTAGGCTGGAGCTTTGGCTATGGTGGAGCTATTTTAGAAAACCCTACATTAGCTAAGACACCGCAATCACAAGGAACTATACAATGGGGTGGTGTTTATGGTCATAATTGGTTTTACGATCCTGTAAAAAAAATAGCAGTTGTTATTTTCACTAATACTGCATTAGAAGGAATGTATGGACAATTCCCTAATGATATTAGGGATGCTGTTTACAATAGCTACTCAAACTCAACCATAGAAAAATAATTCTGCAATAAAAAAGGACTAACCTTAGTTAGTCCTTTTTTATTAATACTAGCTGCTTTTATTTAGCTTTCTTAGCAGCTTCATACAATGGCATTACTTTTGGCATGGTAGCTTGTAAAGAAGCAATGCGATTATCATTAGATGGATGGGTACTCATAAACTCAGGACCAGAACCACCTAACTTATTCATTTTTTGCCATAAAGTAATAGCAGCCTCTGGATTATAACCCGCACGAGCTGATAGTTCTAAACCTATTAAATCTGCTTCATTTTCATTAGTACGACTATTAGGTAGAGTCATTAAATAGTTAACGCCTGTTTGGGCTAAATTAATGCTATCTGTTTTAACGCCAAACATACCTGCAACTTCACTTGCCGCACCTACACCATACGCTTTAGACATTGACTCACGACCATGCTCACGCAATGCATGGGCAATTTCATGGCCCATAATGGCAGCTATTTCGTCATCTGTTAACTGTAATGTATCAATAATGCCTGTATAGAAAATAATCTTGCCACCTGGACCACAGTTAGCATTAATTTCATCACTTTTAACTAAATTAACTTCCCATTTCCAATTTTTTGCATCAGGACGGAAAGTACCTACTTGCGCTACTAAACGATTAGCAACTGTTTGAAGACGCTTCATTTGCTTATCATTTTTACTTACTAAAGCACCTTGAGCCTGTGCCTCTTTTAAAGTTTCTGCATAAGCTTCAGCATACATATTATTGACTTCTTGCTCTGATAACATGCTAAACATATATTGTTTACGCTCTACACCCACAGCACCACCACTGGTTGTATTTGTAGATGTACAGCCTGTTACACCAATAGCAAGAGCTAACATAGAACAACTTAATATTTTTTTCATCAACATCATCCCCTAGGGCTATTCAAAAATATAATCAATAGACAATAGCGTGTTATCAAAACACATTCAGTTATATTTATTCATTATAAGTAACTTTCTTAATTCTAACAATTGCACAAAAAAAATCCTAACTTAGTTAACTAAGTTAGGATTTTGTAACACTATATGCTTAATTATACTTTAACTACATCTTCAGCCTGCAGTCCCTTTTGTCCTTGCACTACTGAAAACTCCACTTTTTGACCATCTGTTAAAGAACGATGCCCTTCACCACGAATAGCTTGATAGTGCACAAATACATCTACACCATTATCGCGCACTATAAATCCAAATCCTTTAGCATCATTAAACCATTTAACAGTGCCAATTTCACGTTCTGCCATAACCAACTCCAGATTTACTTCTTTATAATATATTATTAAACAAACATACCTTATTAAAAGGCCTAAAACGGTAATTCCCAAAAACTTGATACTGTCAATCTTACTACTGTTAATAACTTTCAGAGTGGATTGGCAAATCGTGCTCCCAAAATAACCGAGTATTTAGTATAGGAAATTGTAACAAGACAAAACACCAACCAAGATCAAAAAAACTGAATTTATTTGATTATGCTTATAACTATTTATTATTTCCTTATATCAATAAAGTTATAACACTTCTTACCTATTATTTATTTTTTTTATTATAAATAACAACTTTCTGGTAAAAATCTATTCGGTAACACAACCACTTCCTTGATGACTCCAGTTGGTTATTTTTTCAGCTTCAATGGTAAAAGTTGTTTTACAAATTTCAGCAATAACCTGATAAGAGGTATCATCTATAGGATCATAATAAGGCCACCCACCTACGAAAAACGGCTGATAACGATAAGTAGTTTTAGGGATATATCTGTTATGTTGAGAGTAATAAGCGATAAATTTTTTATCACCTAATTCATATACATTATCAGGAGCTCCCCAACTATTTATTAACTCTATCTCTGGTTTATTAAGCCAATTGTTTAATACTGCATCATATTTTTGCGTAGTCGCTGTTGTACAAGCGGCCAATACTAGCCCAATAACTATTACTAAAATGACTCTCATAGAACACCTCCTATAAGCTACCAATATAAATATATCAATACTTCTATATTAAATTCTTTATTATTTAATATCTATTTTACTTTCTTATATATAGGGTTTAACTGTTTAGATTAATTAGACATTAACAGCCAATACTAGTTGCTTAAAATTATTGTTCTAATTTACTAAATTGCTGAAGTTATAGCTAAATTAATAATATTAAATTAAGGCAAGACCACTACCACAATATTAGT
This portion of the Entomomonas sp. E2T0 genome encodes:
- the typA gene encoding translational GTPase TypA, producing the protein MIENLRNIAIIAHVDHGKTTIVDKLLRQSGTLERKELDSERVMDSNDQEKERGITILAKNTAISWNGYNINIVDTPGHADFGGEVERVMSMVDSVLLLVDAVDGPMPQTRFVTQKAFQAGLRPIVVVNKVDRPGARPDWVIDQVFDLFDNLGATEDQLDFPIVYASALNGIAGLDPSEMAEDLTPLFQTIIDRVPAPKVDVDGSFQMQISALDYSSYLGVIGIGRIARGKIKANSPVVAIDMNGKKRNGRILKIMGYHGLHRVDVEEAQAGDIVCINGFDQLFISDTLCDPQNVEAMPALTVDEPTVSMTFQVNDSPFAGKEGKFVTSRNIKERLEKELLHNVALRVEEGDSAEKFKVSGRGELHLSVLIESMRREGFELGVSRPEVIIKEVDGEKQEPYENVTIDLEEQHQGAIMEQMGLRKGDLSNMIPDGKGRVRLEYTVPSRGLIGFRNQFLTMTSGTGILTSTFSHYGKMKEGDVEHRQSGVLVAMAAGKILAYSLTTLQDRGRLFVEPGMECYEGMIVGIHSRGNDLVVNPTKGKKLDNMRASGNDETIQLVPPIKFTLEQALEFIDDDELVEVTPKSIRLRKKILDENDRKRAERSKD
- the thiI gene encoding tRNA uracil 4-sulfurtransferase ThiI; amino-acid sequence: MKFIIKYFAEITIKSTPVRKQFVNQLAKNIRSVLKKLDPNIRVTSKWDYIEVNTTMNDSASKAQLIEKLSCIPGIGSFLQVVEYPLVDIADVIEKCKYHFAEPIKGKTFCVRCKRAGKHSFTSVEVEREVGAGLIKDSSPKGVSLTKPEVEVRLEIRDQHVYLVEQSYKGLGGYPLASLDQVLVLMSGGYDSTVAAYQMIRRGLMPHFCFFNLGGRAHELGVMEVAHFLWSKYASSQRVMFISVPFEQVVGEILTKVDNSQMGVILKRMMLRAATQLAKRYELTALVTGEAISQVSSQTLTNLTVINQATDMLVIRPLVASHKEDIIATAEHIGTAEYARHMPEYCGVISVNPTTRAKPERIEREEQRFDFTILDEAIAQAKWVTVDQIMEELDKDINVEQISEVLAGQIVIDIRHPDQAEDQPLVVEGVEVKQIPFYAINQQFSKLDENRQYLLYCDKGVMSRLHAHHLLSEGHINVRVYRP
- a CDS encoding quorum-sensing-regulated virulence factor family protein; its protein translation is MIRKSILIVSLALPFMVNAASLKDYNLHQTLQTVAKKSSEGIPRKINDDLTDKGYTVQDNTLINRIEVSDKQAEEMRKFPNTMRSQLAESVCKNEGYRDLLKRGAILSYQFTEKGNKPIAEELFFASDCGL
- a CDS encoding YqfO family protein; translated protein: MYKLCFYVPESHLQQVKQAVFATGAGQIGDYAECCWQVLGKGQFKPLEGSNPFIGKANSLEHVEEWRVELVVADELIIKAVAALKAAHPYETPAYDVWQLADF
- a CDS encoding N-acetyltransferase family protein — encoded protein: MLIHRSVQQDDLAIICQFPQTPEELFFFYPKADYPLTVEQLMLAIDQRTHATVIEKDREIAGFADFYHWESGGCCKIGNVIINPKLRGQGIAKYLMKTMTRKAREHYQANQVQVSCFNENSAALLLYKQLGFTPFDIEERINKQGKKVALIHLAYELVYVL
- the xseA gene encoding exodeoxyribonuclease VII large subunit, whose amino-acid sequence is MAIDPFNRLSVNQEVLTVTQLNRCARSMLEEVFAGVWVVGEISNLAKPASGHIYFTLKDQDAQIRCALFRQHALRVREALRDGVAIKAYGKVSIFEGRGDYQLIVERLEPAGDGSLKLAFELLQKKLEQEGLFAADIKKTLPQHPKRIGIVTSPTGAVIRDIVSVFKRRAPQVELILVPTAVQGKEATAQIIKALQLADKQQFDAIILARGGGSLEDLWCFNEEVVARAIAACVTPIVSGVGHETDVTIADFVADVRAPTPSAAAELLAPHHQDWLATLNQLQQRLERTIRERLTRYQLTVDGFTKRLRHPRDQLQQQTQRIDDLEMRLIRSFKQQLLTYRQHITQLDSRLLAQHPKKQLQISQQQIIVLRQQLKRLIQDKLKQVQLQLASQVQALQIVSPLATLERGYSIVLTEKGQVVQESSKTTVGQKLTVKLYKGELKVNILDNQQYPVNLSLLED
- a CDS encoding TMEM165/GDT1 family protein, producing MEAFLVSTGIVALAEMGDKTQLLALVLAARFRAPIPIILGILLSTLANHFIAGAVGHWLTALFSPTTLSWILAACFLAMAIWILIPDKLDDDESSAIKKFGPFVATFIAFFLAEMGDKTQIATVMLAAQYNSLFWVVAGTTVGMMIANVPAVLLGNFSAEKLPLRAIHIVAALLFVAMAGFAIYQAITI
- a CDS encoding serine hydrolase domain-containing protein; translated protein: MKQYSTTPIFFWLLLFLLPTTTFANQLELTERLNTVIDQAIDEQRIVGAVVLVSEHGELVYQRAAGFADREAQRPMTLDTIFRLSSVSKPLVTAAALKLIEEHKISLDDPVTKYLPNFKPKLADGTTPIITIKQLLTHTAGLNYGFFEGDTGPYHQAKVSDGLDQPGLSMEENLQRIASVPLIYKPGTNWKYSLAIDVLGAVLSKATNQPLSEVVATYVTKPLAMQDTGFTTNAIDRLATPYTNDNPEPQPMKEQTELPIMGGSKISFVPNRYANLNSYPSGGAGMLGTAPDFMHFLQAIEDNGQPILTGSTVQQMLKDQTNGLAQSYDLGWSFGYGGAILENPTLAKTPQSQGTIQWGGVYGHNWFYDPVKKIAVVIFTNTALEGMYGQFPNDIRDAVYNSYSNSTIEK
- a CDS encoding M48 family metallopeptidase; the encoded protein is MKKILSCSMLALAIGVTGCTSTNTTSGGAVGVERKQYMFSMLSEQEVNNMYAEAYAETLKEAQAQGALVSKNDKQMKRLQTVANRLVAQVGTFRPDAKNWKWEVNLVKSDEINANCGPGGKIIFYTGIIDTLQLTDDEIAAIMGHEIAHALREHGRESMSKAYGVGAASEVAGMFGVKTDSINLAQTGVNYLMTLPNSRTNENEADLIGLELSARAGYNPEAAITLWQKMNKLGGSGPEFMSTHPSNDNRIASLQATMPKVMPLYEAAKKAK
- a CDS encoding cold-shock protein, whose product is MAEREIGTVKWFNDAKGFGFIVRDNGVDVFVHYQAIRGEGHRSLTDGQKVEFSVVQGQKGLQAEDVVKV